The nucleotide sequence AACTGAAGGCGCACGAACGCGTGCTCGACGATATCCGCGCGGCCACCCGGCGGATCCGCGTGCCCTGCATGATCAACCTGGATTCCGGCGGGCCGCTGGCGGCGCTGCGCGGTCCGGACCTGGCCGAACTGGGCATCGCCCTGGCCATCTATCCCGGCTTGCTGCGCAATGCCCTGGGCTACACCATGCGCGAAGCGCTGGGCCATCTGCGCCAGGACGGCAATACCATGGCCATGCGCGACCGCATGCTCAGCGGCGCCGAGTACAGCGGCTACCTGGGCCTGGCGGAAGTCGAGGACTGGGAAGGCCGGTTCCCGGCCTGAGCCGGATCAGGCCGCGGCCGCCAGCGCGAAGGCCTCCGCCAAGGCCCGTTCGGCCTGGCGCCGCGCCTCGGCCAGGGCCTCCGGCCCCAGCGCGGCGCCCTGCACGGAGAAAAACCGGATATCGAACAGCCCCACGGTATTCAGGATGGCGGTCAGGTAAGGCGTCAGGAAATCCGGCTGCCGCGCGCTTTCGCCCGAATACCGGCCGCCTGACGAAACCGCGATATATACCGGCCGGTCGCGCAGCGTGCCCACCTTGCCGTCCGGCGTGGAAATGAAGGTGCGGTGGATCCTGACAATGTGATCCAGCCACGCCTTCAGCGACGACGGCACGGTGTAGTTGTGCATGGGCGTGGCGATGACGACGCAGTCGGCCGCCTCCAGTTCCTGGATCAGTCGATCCGAATCCGCCAGGGAGCCGGCCGGATCGCGCGGCGCGCCATGGCCGCCCAGCGCATCGGCATAGCCGTCGTCCACGTGCGCGATCGTGCCCTGCGCCAGCGGGCGGTCGACCACCCGCGCATCGGGATGCCGCGCGCGCAGCAGGCCGACGATGCGCTCGCCCAGGCGATAGCTTTCCGACTCGCGGCCACGCGGGCTGCAATGGATACGCAGGATGTTCATGCCGCGTCCTTCTCCAGCACCTTGTGGAAGCGCATCGTGCCGGTGAGCAGCCCTTCGCGGAAATAGAAACGCTGCGCCAGCGCGTTGGACAAGGCCGTGTCCAGCACCAGCCTGGCGCAGCCCTCGCGCCGCGCGATCTCGCCGACTTCACGCAGCAGGCGGGCGCCCCACTTGCCGCCACGCAGGCCTTCCTTGACCACCAGGTCATCGACATACAGGAAGGAACCATAGACCAGGTTCTCCTGCAGGCGATAGCCGGCCAGCGCGACCGGCGCGCCACCCTGCCAGCCCGCCAGCAGGCGGTAGCCGTCGCGGCGCATGCGCCCCACGCGCGCCGCGAAATCCCGGTCATCCCGCAGATGCGGCCTGAGTTCATGCATCACGGGGAAGCATGCGCGCAGATCGTCTTCCGTCTCCGCATGCCGTAGCGTCCTGTCTTCCACTTTCATCGCTCCTTGCACCAGCAAAAGGGAAGAAGCGCCGCCCGGATCGCGGGCGCGCCTTCGATCCCGTCATCATGGTGGCATCGTAGAATGACGATGCCCCAATGCACAGGGCCATAAATCGACAATTGGACTGGGTCATGATGCCTATCGACCTGCGCGTGGCGCCGCGGCGCGGCGACACCGGCATGCCGCTGTACCGGCAGATCTACGAACGCTTCCGCGGCGCCATCGCCGGCGGCGCGCTCAAGCCCGGCGATCGCATTCCCTCCGTGCGCGCGCTGACCCAGGAGCTGGGCCTGGCGCGCGGCACCGTCGAAGCGGCCTATGCGCTGCTGGCCGCCGAAGGCTATATCCAGGCGCGGGGACAGGCCGGCACCGTCGTCACGCCGGATCTCCGCTTGCCCGCGGCGGGCGCGAACCATGGACGGGCGCACGCGGCGGATACCCCGCCCTTCAGGCCGCGCGCCGCCACCGCCACGCCGCGCGGCTTCGAGGACGCCCCCTGGGATGAAGTCATGCCCTTCCAGATGGGACTGCCGGCGCTGGACGCCTTTCCGCGCAAGCTATGGGCGCGGCTGGGCGCGCGCTGCATCCGCGCCATGCAGCCCGGCGACATGACCTACCCGGTTTTCCATGGCATGCCGCGCCTGCGCGCGGAAATCGCCGCCTACCTGCAGGTTTCCCGTGGCATCGCCTGCTTGCCGCATCAGGTTTTCATCACCACGGGCTACCGGCATACCCTGGACCTGATCGCGCGCGCGCTCCTGCGCCCGGACGACAAGGTCTGGCTGGAAGATCCGGGCTACCCACCCACGCGCGAACTGGTCGCGTTCGCCGGACTGCGCGGGGTGCCGGTGCCCGTGGACGCCGACGGCATCGACGTCGCGAGCGGGGTGGCGCTGGCGCCTCGCGCCCGCGCCGCCGTGGTCACGCCATCCCACCAGAGCCCGCTGTGCGTCACGCTGGCGCTGCCGCGGCGCCTGGCCTTGCTGGACTGGGCCTCGCGCCACGGCGCCTGGATCGTCGAGGACGACTACGACGGCGAGTACCGTTATGCCAGCCGCCCCTTGCCCGCGCTCAAAAGCCTGGACCACGGCGGCCGCGTGCTGTACGCGGGTACGTTCAGCAAGGTGCTCTTCCCCAGCATACGATTGGCCTACCTCGTCGTGCCGGAAGACCAGGTCCGGCGTTTCGAGCAGGTCAGCGATACATTCTCCGGCGGCCCGCCGCAGCTGACGCAGGCCATCGTCGCCGCGTTCATCGCGGAGGGCCACTTCGCCCGCCATATCCAGCGCATGCGCCGGCTGTACCGCGAACGGCGCGAAATCGCCGCCGCCGGCCTGGCCGAGGCCCTGGGCCGCCACGCGTGCATAGAACCGCAGCCAGGCGGCATGCACCTGGTCTTGCGCCTGCGCGGCCGGCGGCAGGACGTCCCGCTGGCGCAGCGCATGCGGCGCGCGGGCATGGCGGCCCGCCCGCTCAGCCTGTGGGGCATCGCCGACCATCCAGGCGCCGCGCTCTTGCTGAACTTCACCAACATCGATACCCCGGCGACGGCACGGCGGCTGGGCACGCGCAT is from Bordetella bronchialis and encodes:
- a CDS encoding FMN-dependent NADH-azoreductase, with protein sequence MNILRIHCSPRGRESESYRLGERIVGLLRARHPDARVVDRPLAQGTIAHVDDGYADALGGHGAPRDPAGSLADSDRLIQELEAADCVVIATPMHNYTVPSSLKAWLDHIVRIHRTFISTPDGKVGTLRDRPVYIAVSSGGRYSGESARQPDFLTPYLTAILNTVGLFDIRFFSVQGAALGPEALAEARRQAERALAEAFALAAAA
- a CDS encoding GNAT family N-acetyltransferase, which codes for MKVEDRTLRHAETEDDLRACFPVMHELRPHLRDDRDFAARVGRMRRDGYRLLAGWQGGAPVALAGYRLQENLVYGSFLYVDDLVVKEGLRGGKWGARLLREVGEIARREGCARLVLDTALSNALAQRFYFREGLLTGTMRFHKVLEKDAA
- a CDS encoding PLP-dependent aminotransferase family protein, with amino-acid sequence MMPIDLRVAPRRGDTGMPLYRQIYERFRGAIAGGALKPGDRIPSVRALTQELGLARGTVEAAYALLAAEGYIQARGQAGTVVTPDLRLPAAGANHGRAHAADTPPFRPRAATATPRGFEDAPWDEVMPFQMGLPALDAFPRKLWARLGARCIRAMQPGDMTYPVFHGMPRLRAEIAAYLQVSRGIACLPHQVFITTGYRHTLDLIARALLRPDDKVWLEDPGYPPTRELVAFAGLRGVPVPVDADGIDVASGVALAPRARAAVVTPSHQSPLCVTLALPRRLALLDWASRHGAWIVEDDYDGEYRYASRPLPALKSLDHGGRVLYAGTFSKVLFPSIRLAYLVVPEDQVRRFEQVSDTFSGGPPQLTQAIVAAFIAEGHFARHIQRMRRLYRERREIAAAGLAEALGRHACIEPQPGGMHLVLRLRGRRQDVPLAQRMRRAGMAARPLSLWGIADHPGAALLLNFTNIDTPATARRLGTRIRELL